The following coding sequences are from one Triticum dicoccoides isolate Atlit2015 ecotype Zavitan chromosome 4A, WEW_v2.0, whole genome shotgun sequence window:
- the LOC119284970 gene encoding peroxygenase-like, with the protein MSTVALLVPPPTAARPPALRSRHPAFLQRSCKLGSSRVTAAMSSSDPSLATEAPQAAVTSERRLNPDLQEQLAKPYLARAMSAVDPSHPEGSKGRDSKGMSVLQQHAAFFDRNGDGVIYPWETFQSLRAIGLGSPSAFGTSILLHLVLTYPTQPGWMPSPLLSIHIKNIHRGKHGSDSETYDTEGRFEPAKFDAIFSKFGKTRPNALSEDEINAMLKHNRNMYDFLGWAAANLEWKLLHKVAKDKEGFLQREIVRGAFDGSLFERLQESKKST; encoded by the exons ATGTCGACCGTAGCACTGCTCGTACCACCACCAACTGCCGCGAGGCCCCCGGCTCTGCGCTCCCGTCACCCGGCCTTTCTCCAAAG ATCCTGCAAGCTCGGCTCGTCGCGAGTAACCGCCGCCATGTCGTCGTCCGATCCGTCGCTGGCCACCGAGGCGCCCCAGGCGGCCGTCACCAGCGAGCGGAGGCTCAACCCCGACCTCCAGGAGCAGCTCGCCAAGCCAT ATCTGGCCAGAGCAATGTCGGCGGTTGACCCGAGCCACCCGGAGGGCAGCAAGGGTCGGGACAGCAAGGGCATGAGCGTGCTCCAGCAGCACGCCGCCTTCTTCGACCGCAACGGCGACGGGGTCATCTACCCATGGGAGACCTTCCAAA GCCTCCGAGCAATCGGGCTCGGGTCCCCTTCAGCCTTCGGAACATCCATACTCCTCCACCTCGTCCTCACTTATCCTACTCAACCG GGATGGATGCCTTCCCCTCTGCTGTCGATCCATATAAAGAACATCCACAGGGGCAAGCACGGGAGCGACTCTGAGACGTATGACACAGAAGGGAG GTTTGAACCAGCGAAATTCGATGCTATATTCAGCAAGTTTGGCAAAACTCGGCCAAATGCTTTGTCAGAAGATGAGATTAACGCCATGCTTAAACACAAccgcaatatgtatgatttcctggGCTG GGCCGCAGCCAACCTCGAATGGAAGCTGCTGCACAAAGTGGCAAAGGATAAAGAAGGCTTTTTGCAGCGAGAAATCGTGAGGGGCGCCTTCGATGGCAGCCTGTTCGAGCGCCTGCAGGAGAGCAAGAAATCTACCTGA